Proteins found in one Triticum urartu cultivar G1812 chromosome 4, Tu2.1, whole genome shotgun sequence genomic segment:
- the LOC125550343 gene encoding serine/threonine-protein kinase MPS1-like isoform X3, translated as MERRGNFLRPPAPDDAAAAGRSNTFPAAGDTGHTNLTSSSGSSSSSTVTGDPLDFLGQIHAACKRQRPLGTTQRATRILLPRGEGPAKAGTSPSVRESSGGMAMQKQRGVLAASRLQKVSPDQKDVNAGAGVLASNQNDMLTTPSMLSTITDGHNQIAGQNDQQKNEMDVFVDRNKSSLDVSSSRITSRNASVAVGFKKDQFYSVGDSHLTSQGDNYHVAQAAHDQGGKHQKLELAGAPVEMDVKYDAANLPQKGTEEACNQNHGEPMTRCSVVGSSVTAVSLHSGQNTRVPQSSRYASPMQMPECTVESSAAIPGSVPPKQQEAAMPSSVGDWNPKNHQVPNTTDKAAPGNGGLPSQGQGLSANEQSTSAKDGGTSQANRDQKERRKKGYDPEHFFKVNGKLYQKLGKIGSGGSSEVHKVISMERAIYALKKIKLKGRDYPTAYGFCQEIGYLNKLKGKSNIIQLIDYEVTDKNLLKEGPISPRDGKIKDDQYIYMVLEFGEIDLAHMVAQKWKERNNSNMKIDENWLRFYWQQMLEAVNTIHEERIVHSDLKPANFMLVKGSLKLIDFGIAKAIMNDTTNIQRDSQVGTLNYMSPEALLCNEQDSSGNVFKCGRPTDIWSLGCILYQMVYGKTPFADYTTFWTKFKAVTDRNHKISYEPVDNPWLIDLMQRCLAWDRDERWRIPQLLQHPFLVPLVPRDLPPINPDPDPCSMLMDQLRPHWDNPEVARLCSELRDVIAKCEEDQSSQSTRR; from the exons ATGGAGAGGAGGGGTAACTTCCTCCGCCCCCCGGCCCCCGACGACGCCGCGGCCGCCGGCAGGAGCAACACGTTCCCCGCCGCCGGGGACACGGGCCACACCAACCTCACCTCCTCCTcgggctcctcctcctcctccaccgtcACGGGCGACCCTCTCGACTTCCTGGGCCAGATCCATGCGGCCTGCAAGCGCCAGAGGCCTCTCG GTACAACACAGCGTGCAACTCGTATCCTGTTGCCTCGAGGTGAGGGGCCAGCAAAAGCTGGTACCAGCCCTTCTGTTAGAGAGAGTTCTGGAGGAATGGCTATGCAGAAGCAGAGAGGCGTGCTGGCGGCCTCCAGGTTGCAAAAGGTGTCACCTGATCAAAAGGATGTTAACGCTGGTGCAGGAGTACTGGCATCAAATCAAAACGACATGTTGACTACACCTTCCATGTTGAGTACTATCACAGATGGCCATAATCAGATTGCTGGTCAAAACGACCAGCAGAAGAATGAAATGGATGTGTTTGTGGACAGGAATAAGTCGTCGTTAGATGTTTCTTCATCTCGGATCACATCTCGAAATGCATCAGTGGCCGTCGGTTTCAAGAAAGATCAGTTTTATTCAGTTGGCGATTCACACTTAACTTCTCAGG GAGATAATTATCATGTGGCTCAAGCAGCACATGATCAAGGCGGGAAACATCAGAAGCTTGAGCTAGCTGGTGCACCAGTTGAGATGGATGTCAAGTATGATGCAGCAAATTTGCCTCAAAAAGGGACTGAAGAAGCTTGTAATCAGAATCATGGAGAGCCAATGACCCGTTGCTCTGTCGTTGGTTCTTCTGTTACTGCTGTATCACTACATTCAGGGCAAAATACACGAGTTCCTCAGAGTAGCCGATATGCTTCGCCAATGCAGATGCCTGAATGTACAGTGGAATCATCTGCAGCTATACCAGGTAGTGTCCCTCCCAAACAGCAAGAAGCTGCAATGCCATCAAGTGTTGGTGATTGGAATCCTAAAAACCATCAGGTTCCTAATACAACGGACAAAGCTGCCCCTGGCAATGGAGGTTTGCCATCCCAAGGCCAAGGGTTATCTGCTAATGAACAATCTACGTCTGCCAAGGATGGGGGTACTTCGCAAGCAAACAGGGATCAGAAGGAGCGCCGAAAAAAGGGTTATGATCCTGAACATTTCTTTAAGGTGAACGGGAAACTTTATCAGAAACTTGGTAAAATAGGTTCTGGTGGCAGCAGTGAAGTTCACAAAGTTATATCAATGGAACGTGCAATATACGCCCTGAAAAAGATAAAGCTTAAAGGTCGTGACTACCCGACGGCATATGGCTTTTGCCAAGAAATCGGTTACCTAAATAAGCTGAAAGGAAAGAGTAACATCATACAGCTAATTGATTACGAG GTCACTGATAAAAATTTACTTAAAGAAGGCCCTATCTCACCTCGGGATGGAAAAATTAAGGATGATCAATACATTTACATGGTCCTTGAGTTTGGCGAAATTGATTTAGCACATATGGTTGCTCAGAAGTGGAAGGAGAGgaacaactcaaatatgaaaatagaTGAAAATTGGCTGCGGTTTTATTGGCAG CAAATGCTTGAAGCAGTCAATACAATACATGAGGAACGGATAGTGCATTCCGATCTGAAGCCTGCAAATTTTATGCTTGTGAAGGGATCACTGAAGCTAATAGACTTTGGCATTGCCAAAGCTATAATGAATGATACGACAAACATTCAGCGTGATTCTCAG GTAGGAACACTTAACTACATGTCACCCGAAGCATTGCTATGTAATGAGCAAGATTCAAGTGGTAACGTTTTCAAGTGTGGTCGGCCAACTGATATCTGGTCTCTTGGATGTATTCTTTATCAGATGGTGTATGGTAAGACACCATTTGCAGACTACACGACTTTCTGGACCAAATTCAAAGCTGTTACCGATAGGAACCACAAGATCAGTTATGAACCGGTCGACAACCCATGGCTTATTGATCTCATGCAAAGGTGCCTGGCCTGGGACCGAGATGAACGGTGGAGAATACCTCAGTTGCTTCAGCACCCGTTTCTTGTCCCTCTCGTGCCACGGGATTTGCCTCCCATCAACCCTGATCCTGATCCGTGCAGCATGCTGATGGACCAGCTCAGACCACACTGGGACAATCCCGAGGTTGCCAGACTTTGCTCCGAGCTTCGAGACGTGATTGCAAAGTGTGAGGAGGATCAAAGCAGTCAAAGCACTAGAAGGTAA
- the LOC125550343 gene encoding serine/threonine-protein kinase MPS1-like isoform X2, with protein sequence MERRGNFLRPPAPDDAAAAGRSNTFPAAGDTGHTNLTSSSGSSSSSTVTGDPLDFLGQIHAACKRQRPLGTTQRATRILLPRGEGPAKAGTSPSVRESSGGMAMQKQRGVLAASRLQKVSPDQKDVNAGAGVLASNQNDMLTTPSMLSTITDGHNQIAGQNDQQKNEMDVFVDRNKSSLDVSSSRITSRNASVAVGFKKDQFYSVGDSHLTSQAGDNYHVAQAAHDQGGKHQKLELAGAPVEMDVKYDAANLPQKGTEEACNQNHGEPMTRCSVVGSSVTAVSLHSGQNTRVPQSSRYASPMQMPECTVESSAAIPGSVPPKQQEAAMPSSVGDWNPKNHQVPNTTDKAAPGNGGLPSQGQGLSANEQSTSAKDGGTSQANRDQKERRKKGYDPEHFFKVNGKLYQKLGKIGSGGSSEVHKVISMERAIYALKKIKLKGRDYPTAYGFCQEIGYLNKLKGKSNIIQLIDYEVTDKNLLKEGPISPRDGKIKDDQYIYMVLEFGEIDLAHMVAQKWKERNNSNMKIDENWLRFYWQQMLEAVNTIHEERIVHSDLKPANFMLVKGSLKLIDFGIAKAIMNDTTNIQRDSQVGTLNYMSPEALLCNEQDSSGNVFKCGRPTDIWSLGCILYQMVYGKTPFADYTTFWTKFKAVTDRNHKISYEPVDNPWLIDLMQRCLAWDRDERWRIPQLLQHPFLVPLVPRDLPPINPDPDPCSMLMDQLRPHWDNPEVARLCSELRDVIAKCEEDQSSQSTRR encoded by the exons ATGGAGAGGAGGGGTAACTTCCTCCGCCCCCCGGCCCCCGACGACGCCGCGGCCGCCGGCAGGAGCAACACGTTCCCCGCCGCCGGGGACACGGGCCACACCAACCTCACCTCCTCCTcgggctcctcctcctcctccaccgtcACGGGCGACCCTCTCGACTTCCTGGGCCAGATCCATGCGGCCTGCAAGCGCCAGAGGCCTCTCG GTACAACACAGCGTGCAACTCGTATCCTGTTGCCTCGAGGTGAGGGGCCAGCAAAAGCTGGTACCAGCCCTTCTGTTAGAGAGAGTTCTGGAGGAATGGCTATGCAGAAGCAGAGAGGCGTGCTGGCGGCCTCCAGGTTGCAAAAGGTGTCACCTGATCAAAAGGATGTTAACGCTGGTGCAGGAGTACTGGCATCAAATCAAAACGACATGTTGACTACACCTTCCATGTTGAGTACTATCACAGATGGCCATAATCAGATTGCTGGTCAAAACGACCAGCAGAAGAATGAAATGGATGTGTTTGTGGACAGGAATAAGTCGTCGTTAGATGTTTCTTCATCTCGGATCACATCTCGAAATGCATCAGTGGCCGTCGGTTTCAAGAAAGATCAGTTTTATTCAGTTGGCGATTCACACTTAACTTCTCAGG CAGGAGATAATTATCATGTGGCTCAAGCAGCACATGATCAAGGCGGGAAACATCAGAAGCTTGAGCTAGCTGGTGCACCAGTTGAGATGGATGTCAAGTATGATGCAGCAAATTTGCCTCAAAAAGGGACTGAAGAAGCTTGTAATCAGAATCATGGAGAGCCAATGACCCGTTGCTCTGTCGTTGGTTCTTCTGTTACTGCTGTATCACTACATTCAGGGCAAAATACACGAGTTCCTCAGAGTAGCCGATATGCTTCGCCAATGCAGATGCCTGAATGTACAGTGGAATCATCTGCAGCTATACCAGGTAGTGTCCCTCCCAAACAGCAAGAAGCTGCAATGCCATCAAGTGTTGGTGATTGGAATCCTAAAAACCATCAGGTTCCTAATACAACGGACAAAGCTGCCCCTGGCAATGGAGGTTTGCCATCCCAAGGCCAAGGGTTATCTGCTAATGAACAATCTACGTCTGCCAAGGATGGGGGTACTTCGCAAGCAAACAGGGATCAGAAGGAGCGCCGAAAAAAGGGTTATGATCCTGAACATTTCTTTAAGGTGAACGGGAAACTTTATCAGAAACTTGGTAAAATAGGTTCTGGTGGCAGCAGTGAAGTTCACAAAGTTATATCAATGGAACGTGCAATATACGCCCTGAAAAAGATAAAGCTTAAAGGTCGTGACTACCCGACGGCATATGGCTTTTGCCAAGAAATCGGTTACCTAAATAAGCTGAAAGGAAAGAGTAACATCATACAGCTAATTGATTACGAG GTCACTGATAAAAATTTACTTAAAGAAGGCCCTATCTCACCTCGGGATGGAAAAATTAAGGATGATCAATACATTTACATGGTCCTTGAGTTTGGCGAAATTGATTTAGCACATATGGTTGCTCAGAAGTGGAAGGAGAGgaacaactcaaatatgaaaatagaTGAAAATTGGCTGCGGTTTTATTGGCAG CAAATGCTTGAAGCAGTCAATACAATACATGAGGAACGGATAGTGCATTCCGATCTGAAGCCTGCAAATTTTATGCTTGTGAAGGGATCACTGAAGCTAATAGACTTTGGCATTGCCAAAGCTATAATGAATGATACGACAAACATTCAGCGTGATTCTCAG GTAGGAACACTTAACTACATGTCACCCGAAGCATTGCTATGTAATGAGCAAGATTCAAGTGGTAACGTTTTCAAGTGTGGTCGGCCAACTGATATCTGGTCTCTTGGATGTATTCTTTATCAGATGGTGTATGGTAAGACACCATTTGCAGACTACACGACTTTCTGGACCAAATTCAAAGCTGTTACCGATAGGAACCACAAGATCAGTTATGAACCGGTCGACAACCCATGGCTTATTGATCTCATGCAAAGGTGCCTGGCCTGGGACCGAGATGAACGGTGGAGAATACCTCAGTTGCTTCAGCACCCGTTTCTTGTCCCTCTCGTGCCACGGGATTTGCCTCCCATCAACCCTGATCCTGATCCGTGCAGCATGCTGATGGACCAGCTCAGACCACACTGGGACAATCCCGAGGTTGCCAGACTTTGCTCCGAGCTTCGAGACGTGATTGCAAAGTGTGAGGAGGATCAAAGCAGTCAAAGCACTAGAAGGTAA
- the LOC125550343 gene encoding serine/threonine-protein kinase MPS1-like isoform X1: MERRGNFLRPPAPDDAAAAGRSNTFPAAGDTGHTNLTSSSGSSSSSTVTGDPLDFLGQIHAACKRQRPLGTTQRATRILLPRGEGPAKAGTSPSVRESSGGMAMQKQRGVLAASRLQKVSPDQKDVNAGAGVLASNQNDMLTTPSMLSTITDGHNQIAGQNDQQKNEMDVFVDRNKSSLDVSSSRITSRNASVAVGFKKDQFYSVGDSHLTSQGENVGVTTDSRMDSMLSYLHSVSLSAGDNYHVAQAAHDQGGKHQKLELAGAPVEMDVKYDAANLPQKGTEEACNQNHGEPMTRCSVVGSSVTAVSLHSGQNTRVPQSSRYASPMQMPECTVESSAAIPGSVPPKQQEAAMPSSVGDWNPKNHQVPNTTDKAAPGNGGLPSQGQGLSANEQSTSAKDGGTSQANRDQKERRKKGYDPEHFFKVNGKLYQKLGKIGSGGSSEVHKVISMERAIYALKKIKLKGRDYPTAYGFCQEIGYLNKLKGKSNIIQLIDYEVTDKNLLKEGPISPRDGKIKDDQYIYMVLEFGEIDLAHMVAQKWKERNNSNMKIDENWLRFYWQQMLEAVNTIHEERIVHSDLKPANFMLVKGSLKLIDFGIAKAIMNDTTNIQRDSQVGTLNYMSPEALLCNEQDSSGNVFKCGRPTDIWSLGCILYQMVYGKTPFADYTTFWTKFKAVTDRNHKISYEPVDNPWLIDLMQRCLAWDRDERWRIPQLLQHPFLVPLVPRDLPPINPDPDPCSMLMDQLRPHWDNPEVARLCSELRDVIAKCEEDQSSQSTRR; encoded by the exons ATGGAGAGGAGGGGTAACTTCCTCCGCCCCCCGGCCCCCGACGACGCCGCGGCCGCCGGCAGGAGCAACACGTTCCCCGCCGCCGGGGACACGGGCCACACCAACCTCACCTCCTCCTcgggctcctcctcctcctccaccgtcACGGGCGACCCTCTCGACTTCCTGGGCCAGATCCATGCGGCCTGCAAGCGCCAGAGGCCTCTCG GTACAACACAGCGTGCAACTCGTATCCTGTTGCCTCGAGGTGAGGGGCCAGCAAAAGCTGGTACCAGCCCTTCTGTTAGAGAGAGTTCTGGAGGAATGGCTATGCAGAAGCAGAGAGGCGTGCTGGCGGCCTCCAGGTTGCAAAAGGTGTCACCTGATCAAAAGGATGTTAACGCTGGTGCAGGAGTACTGGCATCAAATCAAAACGACATGTTGACTACACCTTCCATGTTGAGTACTATCACAGATGGCCATAATCAGATTGCTGGTCAAAACGACCAGCAGAAGAATGAAATGGATGTGTTTGTGGACAGGAATAAGTCGTCGTTAGATGTTTCTTCATCTCGGATCACATCTCGAAATGCATCAGTGGCCGTCGGTTTCAAGAAAGATCAGTTTTATTCAGTTGGCGATTCACACTTAACTTCTCAGG GTGAGAATGTAGGAGTAACCACTGACAGTAGAATGGACAGTATGTTGTCTTATCTGCATTCTGTTTCATTGTCAGCAGGAGATAATTATCATGTGGCTCAAGCAGCACATGATCAAGGCGGGAAACATCAGAAGCTTGAGCTAGCTGGTGCACCAGTTGAGATGGATGTCAAGTATGATGCAGCAAATTTGCCTCAAAAAGGGACTGAAGAAGCTTGTAATCAGAATCATGGAGAGCCAATGACCCGTTGCTCTGTCGTTGGTTCTTCTGTTACTGCTGTATCACTACATTCAGGGCAAAATACACGAGTTCCTCAGAGTAGCCGATATGCTTCGCCAATGCAGATGCCTGAATGTACAGTGGAATCATCTGCAGCTATACCAGGTAGTGTCCCTCCCAAACAGCAAGAAGCTGCAATGCCATCAAGTGTTGGTGATTGGAATCCTAAAAACCATCAGGTTCCTAATACAACGGACAAAGCTGCCCCTGGCAATGGAGGTTTGCCATCCCAAGGCCAAGGGTTATCTGCTAATGAACAATCTACGTCTGCCAAGGATGGGGGTACTTCGCAAGCAAACAGGGATCAGAAGGAGCGCCGAAAAAAGGGTTATGATCCTGAACATTTCTTTAAGGTGAACGGGAAACTTTATCAGAAACTTGGTAAAATAGGTTCTGGTGGCAGCAGTGAAGTTCACAAAGTTATATCAATGGAACGTGCAATATACGCCCTGAAAAAGATAAAGCTTAAAGGTCGTGACTACCCGACGGCATATGGCTTTTGCCAAGAAATCGGTTACCTAAATAAGCTGAAAGGAAAGAGTAACATCATACAGCTAATTGATTACGAG GTCACTGATAAAAATTTACTTAAAGAAGGCCCTATCTCACCTCGGGATGGAAAAATTAAGGATGATCAATACATTTACATGGTCCTTGAGTTTGGCGAAATTGATTTAGCACATATGGTTGCTCAGAAGTGGAAGGAGAGgaacaactcaaatatgaaaatagaTGAAAATTGGCTGCGGTTTTATTGGCAG CAAATGCTTGAAGCAGTCAATACAATACATGAGGAACGGATAGTGCATTCCGATCTGAAGCCTGCAAATTTTATGCTTGTGAAGGGATCACTGAAGCTAATAGACTTTGGCATTGCCAAAGCTATAATGAATGATACGACAAACATTCAGCGTGATTCTCAG GTAGGAACACTTAACTACATGTCACCCGAAGCATTGCTATGTAATGAGCAAGATTCAAGTGGTAACGTTTTCAAGTGTGGTCGGCCAACTGATATCTGGTCTCTTGGATGTATTCTTTATCAGATGGTGTATGGTAAGACACCATTTGCAGACTACACGACTTTCTGGACCAAATTCAAAGCTGTTACCGATAGGAACCACAAGATCAGTTATGAACCGGTCGACAACCCATGGCTTATTGATCTCATGCAAAGGTGCCTGGCCTGGGACCGAGATGAACGGTGGAGAATACCTCAGTTGCTTCAGCACCCGTTTCTTGTCCCTCTCGTGCCACGGGATTTGCCTCCCATCAACCCTGATCCTGATCCGTGCAGCATGCTGATGGACCAGCTCAGACCACACTGGGACAATCCCGAGGTTGCCAGACTTTGCTCCGAGCTTCGAGACGTGATTGCAAAGTGTGAGGAGGATCAAAGCAGTCAAAGCACTAGAAGGTAA
- the LOC125550344 gene encoding histone-lysine N-methyltransferase ASHR1-like, producing the protein MISQASGEASGGASPRQGMAAWAEQLQRELAGRGLAVASVPGKGRGLVASRSFFPGEVIICQEPYASTPNRISVGSSCDHCFASGNLRKCSVCRVAWYCGSVCQKEEWKLHQLECQAISALTEERKKMLTPTICLMVKLILRRKLQSEKAIPSSATDNYDLVDALESHISKVDDNQLVLYAQMANLVQLILPSIELDLKEIAHTFSKFACNAHTICDPELRPLGTGLFPAISIINHSCVPNAVLLFEGRTAYVRALQPLSSYTEVSISYIETAATTLKRHNDLKQYFFTCTCTRCIKDSEEDALLEGYRCKDQKCDGFLLPDSGKKAYACQKCSISRDEEEVKKVSSEILLLSDKASSFLSSGSILRYHFFLK; encoded by the exons ATGATTTCTCAAGCGTCCGGTGAAGCAAGCGGCGGAGCGTCCCCGCGGCAAGGGATGGCGGCGTGGGCGGAGCAGCTGCAGCGCGAGCTCGCCGGCCGCGGCCTCGCCGTCGCCTCCGTTCCAGGGAAGGGCCGCGGCCTCGTCGCCTCCCGCAGCTTCTTCCCCG gggaggtcatTATTTGCCAAGAACCCTATGCTTCTACGCCCAACAGGATTTCGGTTGGATCGAGCTGCGACCACTGCTTCGCCTCCGGCAACCTGAGGAAGTGCTCGGTTTGTCGAGTAGCTTGGTACTGTGGGAGCGTGTGCCAG AAAGAAGAATGGAAGCTGCATCAACTTGAGTGTCAAGCCATCTCAGCGCTGACAGAGGAAAGGAAGAAGATGCTTACTCCTACAATCTGTTTGATGGTGAAGCTTATACTAAGAAGAAAACTGCAAAGCGAGAAG GCCATTCCATCTTCAGCAACAGATAACTACGATCTAGTGGATGCGTTGGAGTCCC ACATCTCGAAGGTTGATGATAATCAATTGGTCCTCTATGCTCAGATGGCCAATCTTGTGCAGCTGATTCTCCCTTCAATTGAACTTGATCTTAAGGAAATTGCACATACTTTTTCTAAG TTCGCCTGCAATGCTCATACCATATGTGATCCTGAACTGAGGCCCCTTGGGACTGGACTGTTTCCTGCTATATCAATTATTAACCACAG TTGTGTACCAAATGCAGTTTTGCTTTTTGAGGGTCGGACTGCATATGTACGCGCGTTGCAACCCTTGAGTAGCTATACTGAG GTATCAATAAGTTACATCGAAACTGCAGCAACCACTTTGAAGAGACACAATGATCTCAAGCAGTACTTCTTCACCTGCACATGTACCCGATGTATTAAG GATTCTGAGGAAGATGCTCTCCTGGAGGGATACAGATGCAAGGACCAAAAGTGTGATGGCTTTCTGCTGCCTGACTCGG GAAAGAAGGCTTATGCATGCCAGAAATGTAGCATTTCTAGAGATGAAGAAGAGGTAAAGAAGGTGTCAAGTGAAATATTACTGTTGTCTGACAAAGCTTCTTCGTTTCTTTCATCTGGAAGTATCCTTCGCTATCATTTTTTTCTGAAATAA